GCTATAGGTTTTGAAGGAAATTTTGTGGTGGAAACACAAGGTCATAGTGGAGGAGTTGCATTGTTGTGGCGATACAAGGATGGGGTAGCTTTAAGCTCTTATAATAAAAACCACATAGATGTCACAGTTAATAGTAAGGATGGGGAAAAGTTTAGGCTGACAGGAGTCTATGGTGAACCGGATAGAAGAAAAAGACAAGAAACATGGGAATTAATACGTGCATTAGCAGTGAATAATTCTTTACCATGGTGCTTAATAGGGGACATGAACAATGTGGTTTCACAGTCAGATAAGCAAGGGGGTCGACCTTATCCTCAGACTTTAATCCAAGGCTTTCAAGGGGTGTTAGAAGATTGTAACCTGGTTGATATGGATCTTGTTGGATACCCTTTTACGTGGGAACGAGGAGCTGGTACGGCAGACTGGATTGAAGTTAGATTGGATCGAGCTATAGTGTCAGTCAATTTTATGCACATGTTTGCAGAAGCTAAGCTAATAAACCTTGAAGTTTCGACGTCCGACCATTGTCCCATTCTGTTGGACTTACATAAAGCTAATGTAGTAGTGCCTATGAAAAGATTTCGCTTTGAAAATGCTTGGCTTCGAGAGCCAATGTGCCAGAAGATAGTAGAGGAAGTGTGGAGTAATAATGCAGGTAAATCGTTGTACGAAAAGCTGGATGACTGCTCAGATATATTATCTAAATGGGGACAAGAGATTACAGGGAGTTTCAAGAATCGAATTCATTTGTGCAAGAAAGTGATAAAAGCTATGAAGGGTAAACGGGATAGTAATTCAGTGGAGAGGTTGCAGGAAGAATGTAAGAAACTGGCGGAAGTATATGCTCAACAGGAGGTATTTTGGCGTCAAAGATCAAAGCAACTCTGGCTTAGAGAGGGTGACCAAAACACAAAGTACTTTCATGCAGCAATGAGAAATAGGCGTGCAGTGAATCAGATTAGAAGTCTTAAGAATGAAGCAGGGCAAGTAACGGAGTGGAACTCAGGTTTGGAACATGTTATGACTGattatttttcaaaactatttaAAGCCTCTGATACAGAGTGGAGTGAAGTAATTCAGTGCATTGACAATAAAATCACAGAAGAGCAAAACGCCATGATTCTAAGACCTGTAGAGGATATTGAAGTTAAAGAGGCGTTGTTTCACATGCATCCGGACAAAAGCCCAGGGCCAGACGGTATGACACCAGGTTTTTATCAAAAGTTTTGGAAGTTTGTTGGTGGAGACATTGTGAATGTAGTTAAACAGTTCTTTGAGAATGGACGAATCGACAGTCAGCTTATCAGAACTAATATAGCTCTCATTCCGAAGAAAAGAAATCCTCAAGTAATGACTGATCTACGACCTATATCACTTTGTAATGTGATTTATAAGATCATTTCCAAGGTTTTGGCAAACAGAGTGAAGGAAATTATTGATTTGATCATTTCAGACACGCAGAGTGCGTTCATTCCAGGGAGGATTATAACAGACAACATAATGATAGCTCATGAGCTAATGCATTTCATGAAGAGGAAGAACAAGGGCAAGCAAGATTGGATGGCTTTAAAAATAGAAATGAGCAAGGCATATGATCGTGTTGAATGGGGATTTTTGGCGGCAGTTTTAACTAAAATGGGCTTTGATTAGAAGATAATTCAGCTTTTCATGGCTTGCATTTCATCAGTTTCTTATCAAATATCGCACGCAGGAAGAGTTTTTGGCGATATTGTCCCTTCTCGAGGTATCAGGCAGGGAGATCCTCTTTCTTCTTACCTGTTTTTGGTATGTATTTAAGGTCTTACTGCATTTATTCGAAGCTATGAGAGAAGAGGTTTGATTCATGGAATTAAAGTAGCTCGTTCAGCTCCTCCTGTTTCACATATGTTTTTTGCAGACGATTATTATATCTTCTACAAAGCTAAGGTAGAGTGTGCTGAGCATGTTCTTCAGATGTTGATGACGTTTGAAACAGCTTCGGGCCAACAAATTAATGTGGACAAGTCATCCGTAATGTTTAGTAGGAATGTTGGTGCTGatttaaaacaggagttatgtaATCAATTAGGTTTCTTTGAGGCAGGGGATAATAGTATGTACTTGGGCCTTCCGAGCTTTTTGAACAGGAAGAAGTCAGTTGCATTCGGTTACATAAAAGAGAAGCTTCAAGAGAAATTGCAGGGATGGGATAAAAAAAAGTTATCGAGAGGAGGCAAAGAGATATTGATCAAGTCAGTTGCACAAACCTTGCCTAATTATACAATGAGTGTTTTCCTTCTCCCTATTGAAGTATGCAAGGACTTAGAAAGAGCAATGTGTAAGTTCTGGTGGAAGACAGGTCCAAACAGAGATAGGGGAATACATTGGATGTCTTGGGAAAGAATGAGCTCGAGAAAAGCTGATGGAGGGATGGGCTTCCGTAGTATCATAGATTTCAACATTGCATTACTAGAAAAACAAGCGTGGAGGTTAATGGTTCATCCAGAGAAATTGGTGTCTAGAATTTTTAAAGCAAGATATTATCCTTCAGATTCTTTTTTAACAGCTAAGTTGGGTAGTAATCCAAGCTACATTTGGTGAAGCGTTTTTGAAACTCAAGATTTGATCAAGCAGGGCATTTCGTGCAGGGTGGGTAATGGTCAGTCAATTTCCATTCTGAATGACCCTTGGCTGCCAGATGCTCATGATCCTTACATTCATTCTTATAGTGAAGCATTTATTAATCAAAATGTCTCTTCGTTAATGGTCACTGGAGAACATGTTTGGGATGTGGAGCTAATTTCTGATATGTTTATAGATCGTGACGCAGAGCTTATACTGTCTATTCCCCTAGACAATGATAGTGCAAATAGCTGGTATTGGAGGGGCGAAAAATTGGGAGAGTACTCGGTAAAAAGTGCTTATTTACTGATCCAGGATTCGAAGAATAGCAATCGAAGTGAGGATAACTCAGGTTTTTGGAGAAAGCTGTGGAATTTGAAGATTCCATCTAAAGTCAAAAATTTTCTATGGCGTGCAGTGAATAATTGTTTGCCTACGAAAGATTTGCTGCGTGTCAAACAGGTTCAAGTAAGCAGCATATGCCCAACTTGCAACATTAGCTCAGAATCAACATTACACGCCTTGGTATTATGCTCATTTGCAGTAAGTTGTTGGGAGAAATCTGCACTTCCATCAATTACAGGAGAGTTTAATTCTTTTGCTGAATGGATCCAGTTGGTGTTTGATCAAAGAAACGTGGAAGCAATACATGTATCTGTAATGCTGTGTTGGATGCTATGGAAGAATCGAAATGAGCTAGTGTGGAATCAGAAATGTTTGGATGTATCAGAGGTGTTAGTTTCGGCATTATCTGTCCTTAACCAGTGGAGGTTTGTTCAAGATAAACACTTTGACAACTTTTTGAGTTTCATAAATCAAGAAGATGGTCGTGAACAATGGCAACTACCAAGTTTGAATAGAGTTAAGGTTAATACCGACGCGGCAATATTTGAGAACCCAAGCAGATTCAGTTACGCATTAATAGTGAGAGATCATATGGGTAATTTGGTTGAAGCTCAGTCTGAATGCTGTCAAGGGCTAGCCTCACCAGAGCTTGCAGAGGCAGTAGGAATTCGAGAGGCCCTTAGTTGGGTGAAGAACGAGAGAAGGAAGGATGTTATAGTGGAAACGGATTGCTTGATGTTGGTGCAGTGGATTCGCAGCTCGTACATTACTCGATCTTATGTGGGAAGGGTAGTCGACGAGTGCAGGAGACTTCTAGCAGGTTTGCAAAATCAAAACACAGTGTTAAGGTTTATTAAGCGGTCTGCGAATGGCGTAGCTCACTACTTAGCGAGATATAGCTCTTCAATAGCTGATCGTAGGTGTTGGATGGGGAATGTCCATCCGGATTTTCATAATGTTTTATGTAATGATTTGAAGCTATTAAATTTTCTTCTTTTGGTGGCAAAAAAAATATGATTAAGACTTGTGTTTAATTCTTCTTTGTCCATGTTAAACGAAGCTTGAAAGTGAAGTTATGGGGTACCTGCACCTGCACCTGCACGCTCTCGTTTTTGGACCGTTGCAAGCTAATTCCATATGTTTTTAATCGTCTGCCTTAAAAAAGTGGGTTAATCCAAAATCATGTAAAAATTAATCACAAAAATTTTGATAATAAAATATACAGGGATGAAAATACAAAGGGAGGGATCCAGTTTAGTAGCACAATCTTCACATCCACGTCAATAAtctttattaataaaaataaaaaaatatcaaattttgATAGTTACGTTACCTCCTAATTTCAAGTTCCATTCCTCACAATTACTATTTTTTCATTCTACAACTATATAAGATTTATTCATAAAGTAAGTTTTATGATTTGAATTGAGTTCAATTTACTATGATTGTACAAAGGCCTGTGTTACGACTAATACAGCTTAATTCTTGAAAAATCATAATTATAAATTATTGTTAAAAATACTGAAAACAAACATTTTTGAACCTTTCCTCTTTATAATTGGACTTAAGACGTACGCCTATGTTTCTGCAGTCATAACTCATAATTGAATCGATGAAGAATCTTGCACTAATTTACTTCAGTTTTTCTTCCATCAATTTATCAGgtataatttatataaaatccACAGGCACTTTTTTAATCTCACTCTTTTCACTATAAAGTTTCTGACCACAATAATCGAAGGTTAGCGTGTTTCTTTTGATATTTAAATTTTCCAAGATTTTTACTTATTAAGAAGTGAATATAACTGATATTATTTGTTTTATACTTGCATGAGAAATTAATTTTTAAGAGAAAGTGTAAATTCTGATTAGACTTGTATATATAGAACGAATTTTCCAAGCTTATTAATAATGATGTACCCATGCacaaaaatcaaattttgatATCTCAATGAAAACCAAACCAGCAAAATTTTGCAAATTGTCTATCCAAataataaaaaatctgaaatcTGTACCAAAAGATTTCCCTAAAAATGAAGGAAAAAAATTACTATAGAGTTTCCATTCTCTGCAAACACCCAGGAAATTTATCTAACAGATCTTCCGGGATATTATGCATACATAAACTAACACACTTTAAGGATTATTCATAAAATATGCTTGTTCCTACCTAAAAACAGTCAAAATTTTGGCATACCATATGCTTGGCATATGGTGCAAGTTTAGCAGCATAAAATAAGTCCATCTTTAAATGACCATTTGGATTAAGCAATCTTCAAACTTCTAAATGAAGTAGCAGAAGTGAGACCATCCTTTCTTGGCAGTTCTTGAAAAACAAAAAGGTCAGAAATTGATAGTTTGATTTCAGCTGAACTTCAATTTCAACCTTCACAGCATAGTTCACAGCATGTAAACTATGCTGAAAGATGATCCATGGAATACCCATCAAAGCCAAACTCATTTTCGACTCCTTGCTGCTATCAAATGATATATTCTAGTCAAGACAAGTACAGGCAGTAAACTTATTTATTTGATCTAAAGGCAATAAGTTTTAAATTACAGGGATAGCTAGAAAGAAACTGACCTGTTTGAATATTGCACTCATGAGATCCTCTTGATCATAATGTCCAGGTAATAAGGTATTCTGATTGCTAGTTTCAGGGAAATTTTCAGCCTTGAGTCGGAATGAATCGTCAGTATGACGTGCATTAAGCTGCTGACTTGTGATAGGTTCATTACTTCGTGCTCTTTCTTCCCCACGAGAAAACAGTTCCTTGCCAGTTGCCGAACTCCAACAGTTTACAGTATCTTGGTTAGCCAGATAACTTTGCTGAACTAAAAACGATGAAACATCAGGGTTTCCTCGCACGTTCATATTCTGGGAAACATCAAAAGTCAATCCCACATTACGTGAACTCATATCTTGAGATTTATGCCGATGAAGATCACTAAAGATATCAGAACTTGCACCCTCTCCTCTTAATTCTTTAACTTCCATGCTATCATCTCCTTGGATCACCCCTTTGGGTGATATGAGTGAGTTCACTGAACTGCCTCCAATAGAAAAACCGGTCCCCGACAAATCTTCACTGCGGCTCGCAGAGAAATCTACTATTGAAGAGGGTTGAGAAACTTGATTGTAAACTGGTCCCACATTTTCAACTAACCCACTTCGTCCCAAAACACCATTTGCAATCCCATTTGATAAGATAGGCTGCCCTACGGTCGACGGAAGCCTAGATGCATAATTACCAATACTTTCATTTTGTGATCTTGAATATGGTTGAGCCATTTGCACCATTAAAGGGTTGCTACGGCTGCCTTGCATCATGCCTCCAACTGAATTTGCGACAAGCTGCTTTGGTTCCATATTTGCGGGGATGCCATGGAGGAGGTTCATTTGCGTACTATTATTGCATATTTGCTGTTGGCCTTCTCCAAAATGCAACTTTGGAGATTCAAAGCTAAACAAATTTCTTTGATCAACTAAAGGAGAAAGGGCCGAATTTGTAGTAGACCTGCCATGTGCGGCAGCTTGAAGTGTAGCAAGACTTTGTGCTGAGATATGACCACTAGCAGCTAGAGCTTGCAACTCAAGGCCATTAAATGAAGGCATGGACCCAAATGGTGCTTCCTGGGACCCCATGAAAGAGTTACTTAAGCCACTCTGGTGCTGTCCACTTAGCCTTCTAAGATATATACGATATTTCTGCACCAAATAATTACTTGTAAAGGCATTTTAAGAAAGGTCGCGGGACCAAATTGACAATAATGATACATATATTTTGAATATTTGTTGGTGAAATCTATTGCTAGTAATATACTGACAAGTGCAACTAACTATCATGTTTGTAAGTGGTCATTCCCTTAATTTCTCTAACGAGTCAATGTATGGTAGAAGATAGGAAACAAGAGATTCACCTGAAGGTGGCTAGCTACATTCTCCCTAGTAATTCCAGGCACATTCATCAACTCGAGAATTTTCTTTGGAAAAGCCTCTGCATCCAAAAGTAAACaacttaaaaaataaaaaatgtcAGGCAACTGTAAGTATCGCCTTAAAGTTTCTACATTCCAGCATATAAGATCGATATGAATATCAAAACTTAAATCTAAATGGACAAAATATACTTTCTCGTGATAAAGAAAGATAACATGATTGAACTATACGGGTGTGTAGGTCTTTTGAAAGACTAAATAGTAGATTAGTTGATTAAAATGGTATTCTCTTTTGTGTCATATCAATGTTTCTTTAAGGCCAGACGCTCTTTAGCTGTCAACGAAATATACAATATTACACAATTGAACTACATGTGTGTGTAGGTATTTTGAAAGACTCAAACGTTGAAAAAATGGCTGGCTCCTCTGCAGGCCAAACATCATCTGCAGGCCAACAATCTTTAGTTGCCATCAAAGAAAATGGTACTGCGCAATAGAAGTAGAAAACTAATTATATCTATCTTTCCACATACGCAGAAAAAAGGAAACTTTTTCTTTGGATATTGAACTGTCACATAAAAGTGCATCAAGTATTATATTTCTAATGCAGCTTCCCAAGTTTAAAAGATATGATTTAAACCGTCCATATCTCTATATCCAGGCACTTCGCTCCTCCAGGATCATATAactaataatttatttataattactTATCAATGATAAAATCTAAAGCTAAGAAGTATAAAATAGGTGATATAAGAGGGGACATATCGAGAGAACTTGCTACAAGGTTCTTACTGTCAATTCCAAGTTGATTAACAGCTGCCACAAATTGCTTATGAAGATCAACTGACCATACAACCCGTGGTTTCTTTTGCGAAGATGTATCATCCCTTTCCTCTGTGTCATCTTCCTCATCCTTTCTTCTCTTTGAACTTCTCCAACTCCCCTCATTTGCAGAAGACGAGTAGTCAGCATCGTCAGGGGTCTTTTGCTGCCGATCTCCATCTTCCACACTTCCTGATTGCTCAAAGTCCTTGTTCTCACGTTTCTTTTTGCGTACTACATGCTGCCATATGTTCTTCAGGGCTTCAATACGAACCGGTTTAATCAGATAATCACATGCGCCATGAGTCACCCCCTTCATCACAACATTCTTACTGTCATCAGCAGACATCACTGTTGGGTCAAAATTAGAACAGACTTGTCAGATCTACAAATCAAAATCAATAGGAATCTAATGAATTCAATACAATCTAAAGCAAGGATAGAAAGTGTTAACTGATAACAGGCAGGTCCATCTCCAGCCCAATGTTCTCAAGCAGTTTGAAACCATCCATATCAGGCATGTGAACATCACTTAATACAATATCAAATCCACTTTTTTTCTCCCTAAGTAGGGACAAGGCAACGTCCGCACGATTACATTTAGTAGCTGAAAACATAGAAATAGCTGTCTAAATAACTGTTCAAGCATATATGTCACAAAGTTTTCCTGTCGGAATGGTTCATGATTTTATATCAAGATTTTATGCATATAAACAGATAATATTAGTTAAACAGAGAAAGAACTGTCTACTGCCACAAAAACACAAGTCGGTCTCAGCAGAATGCTACTTCAACTCCAAACAGAATGATAAACTATTAATGAACTTTCATGacatattattaaaaaaaacatGCCCAAATACCACAAAGTGGATGAAGCAGTTTCCACAATCCGCAAGGAGGCACACAAAAACCACATGAATTAATTTAGAACATCTCTGACCTATTACACTAAAATAGTGCAACTTTTACACTATTTGGGTGTAAAAATTACACTATTCACAAAACCAACTCCAACCCATTTTATACTTATACCTTGTAGTAAAAAGAATCTTTTGTCCAACAGAAGAGTTATTAGTCTAACTTTTCCAAAAGCAATTGTTTTGTTAAAATTCAATGGGATATAAATGGGACAGAGGGAACAAACATGTTTTGTTAACAAACCTCATAGTAATCTTCGTCAAATTGGGGTAAAAATTACACAAAATGGACATTTGACACCAAATTTGGCGAGTCTTGGGTTTGAGTTGGTTTTACACTAGTGTAAAACTTACACTATAGTGTTTTGGTGTTGGGTTGGAGGCGCTCGAAGTGAAAGAACCATCTCGCAAAGCCGTAGGTAGTCCACACGCATTTTTGAGAGATATGCATCTTCCAAAATGCAAATTTTGCAAAAAGAGATTAAAAGATATGCATGTCTGAAGTCTGTAGACATGAGATATGATATGACATCCTTATGGGTTGTACACAAATCCTCCATGCATATCTACTGTGTATCTAATTGAATAAACTTTATTAGCAAAGATTCATAATTCTGAAATAGAGAGAGCTTTCACCCTTCCAACATATTATCAgagaaaattcaaaatccaatCATAATCTGTGAAAAATCATTATTCAATTCTAATCGGTGAAATATCACAATTCGATATGATTAACCAAGAATCTAAATCCAAAACCATATATAATCAGCAAAAAATCATGATTCAAATACAAACAGTCAGataaaaaacacaaaaacacaaacaTAAAACAAAGAGAAAACACAAGGATGAATACAAAAAATTACATACCATTATAACGACAAGACAGAAGCATTTTATATAAGATCATAAGACAAGTGGGATCATCATCAACAACAAGCACACGTAGACCAACCGGAAACTGGTCATCGTCGGCGGAGCCACTTGAAGTAGACATGGTGGGGCGAGATTTAGTGAGTTGACAATTACTTATATGCATTTCTATAAACCCCTATGCGGCTGCCAATACTCAATCAAACGTGTGTGTAATATATAGATATATTCACACCCAAAAAAGGAAACATACTAAATTACATCATTTGGGCCAAGATTTTCGACTTGTAATGATTTAAACTGAAACCCAATTCAACACATGCCCAGACTGACTGTTGTCTCATGAAGCTGTCTTGATTCTTATGTTTATTTTCGGACAAATCAAACAGACACACACTACAATCAATATTTATATACACTTTACAAACCTATATTTAACTAACTACTCACTGTGTGGACTGTGTCTGTTATTAGGACATCGTTAAATATGCTATTTTGTAAAAATTTATTTACCCttttgaaaatatttgtaaatatACAATTGtaacaaaaaataataatttatacaaaaaaaatacGTAATCTAAAAAAAGAACTGATTATGTTTTTTGTTGTATCTAGTTATAAAatcgtatttttatattaaaattcaaaaatcttaTGCTTGACtattttcatattttaatttaAGTATTATAGTCGGATTTTTAACTTATATGTGGAGCATGAACTCTATCCTTTTCAAAGGGATATTTTTTTAATCTATGGTACGGGTGAGTTCTATTTAATATGTTATAAGTGTAAAATTAGTAAACATAAATTTTGGGAAATAAGGAAAGTAATTATGTGTAGATTTTACATCCGTTTTTTATACTAATCTTTAAATCATATATTTACTTTCCTAGACTATTACAAATTACCTAAACATACAAATTATAATTAACTTAGCTTTTATTTTGCTTCTGTTACTTCGAAGTACAAAGGTTGTAAACagttataaaattacttttattttttttataaaaatcaaGTTATAATGGGAAAATATTTGTTATtgataaaattataattttaccCTAATTTTGACAAAATTATAATAATTCTTAGTTTTTTCTTTGCCTTGTCTTTAAAAGAAATTGTACATCAAAATTTGATGAGTTTATTCTATTATACCGTTTGATCTTAAACTAAAATTTTATGAGTTTATTTGTTTCATGAGCGTAAAATGAATATATTCTGATGGGGTCAATGGCAAGCTAGAAAAGGTGTTAAATGGATGGCGTGGGAAAAATTATGTAGGCCAAAGGTTCCGTAGTTTAAAAGAATTTAATTTGGCCATGTTAGCCAAACAAGGGTGGAGACTCCTTAACAATAATAATTCATTGATGGCTGGAATTATCAAGCTAAATATTTTCCAAATTCAGATTTTCTGAATGCTGAGGTGGGATCAAACCTACGCTATATGGAGAAGTCTGATGAGTGCTCAAGTAGCCGTAAAAACAAGAGCAAGAAGAAAAATAGGGGATAGGAAGGAGACTAATGTTTGGAATGTTCAATGGTTACCTGATGTGGCAAATGGGGATCCAACTTCATATAAGCCAGATTACACGAAGATAGTAAAGTACAGGGCCTTACGGATATGGAAGGGAGATGATGGGATGTTGATTTTCTTCAGGATATTTGCAATCAAAGGGACATGTAACTCATCATGAGAATTCCATTATCTATGAATAAATGCAGAGATAAGTGGTTCTGGTTG
This sequence is a window from Apium graveolens cultivar Ventura chromosome 9, ASM990537v1, whole genome shotgun sequence. Protein-coding genes within it:
- the LOC141686955 gene encoding two-component response regulator ARR2-like isoform X1, producing the protein MHISNCQLTKSRPTMSTSSGSADDDQFPVGLRVLVVDDDPTCLMILYKMLLSCRYNATKCNRADVALSLLREKKSGFDIVLSDVHMPDMDGFKLLENIGLEMDLPVIMMSADDSKNVVMKGVTHGACDYLIKPVRIEALKNIWQHVVRKKKRENKDFEQSGSVEDGDRQQKTPDDADYSSSANEGSWRSSKRRKDEEDDTEERDDTSSQKKPRVVWSVDLHKQFVAAVNQLGIDKAFPKKILELMNVPGITRENVASHLQKYRIYLRRLSGQHQSGLSNSFMGSQEAPFGSMPSFNGLELQALAASGHISAQSLATLQAAAHGRSTTNSALSPLVDQRNLFSFESPKLHFGEGQQQICNNSTQMNLLHGIPANMEPKQLVANSVGGMMQGSRSNPLMVQMAQPYSRSQNESIGNYASRLPSTVGQPILSNGIANGVLGRSGLVENVGPVYNQVSQPSSIVDFSASRSEDLSGTGFSIGGSSVNSLISPKGVIQGDDSMEVKELRGEGASSDIFSDLHRHKSQDMSSRNVGLTFDVSQNMNVRGNPDVSSFLVQQSYLANQDTVNCWSSATGKELFSRGEERARSNEPITSQQLNARHTDDSFRLKAENFPETSNQNTLLPGHYDQEDLMSAIFKQNISFDSSKESKMSLALMGIPWIIFQHSLHAVNYAVKVEIEVQLKSNYQFLTFLFFKNCQERMVSLLLLHLEV
- the LOC141686955 gene encoding two-component response regulator ARR2-like isoform X3, which gives rise to MHISNCQLTKSRPTMSTSSGSADDDQFPVGLRVLVVDDDPTCLMILYKMLLSCRYNATKCNRADVALSLLREKKSGFDIVLSDVHMPDMDGFKLLENIGLEMDLPVIMMSADDSKNVVMKGVTHGACDYLIKPVRIEALKNIWQHVVRKKKRENKDFEQSGSVEDGDRQQKTPDDADYSSSANEGSWRSSKRRKDEEDDTEERDDTSSQKKPRVVWSVDLHKQFVAAVNQLGIDKAFPKKILELMNVPGITRENVASHLQKYRIYLRRLSGQHQSGLSNSFMGSQEAPFGSMPSFNGLELQALAASGHISAQSLATLQAAAHGRSTTNSALSPLVDQRNLFSFESPKLHFGEGQQQICNNSTQMNLLHGIPANMEPKQLVANSVGGMMQGSRSNPLMVQMAQPYSRSQNESIGNYASRLPSTVGQPILSNGIANGVLGRSGLVENVGPVYNQVSQPSSIVDFSASRSEDLSGTGFSIGGSSVNSLISPKGVIQGDDSMEVKELRGEGASSDIFSDLHRHKSQDMSSRNVGLTFDVSQNMNVRGNPDVSSFLVQQSYLANQDTVNCWSSATGKELFSRGEERARSNEPITSQQLNARHTDDSFRLKAENFPETSNQNTLLPGHYDQEDLMSAIFKQQGVENEFGFDGYSMDHLSA
- the LOC141686955 gene encoding two-component response regulator ARR2-like isoform X2; the encoded protein is MHISNCQLTKSRPTMSTSSGSADDDQFPVGLRVLVVDDDPTCLMILYKMLLSCRYNATKCNRADVALSLLREKKSGFDIVLSDVHMPDMDGFKLLENIGLEMDLPVIMMSADDSKNVVMKGVTHGACDYLIKPVRIEALKNIWQHVVRKKKRENKDFEQSGSVEDGDRQQKTPDDADYSSSANEGSWRSSKRRKDEEDDTEERDDTSSQKKPRVVWSVDLHKQFVAAVNQLGIDKAFPKKILELMNVPGITRENVASHLQKYRIYLRRLSGQHQSGLSNSFMGSQEAPFGSMPSFNGLELQALAASGHISAQSLATLQAAAHGRSTTNSALSPLVDQRNLFSFESPKLHFGEGQQQICNNSTQMNLLHGIPANMEPKQLVANSVGGMMQGSRSNPLMVQMAQPYSRSQNESIGNYASRLPSTVGQPILSNGIANGVLGRSGLVENVGPVYNQVSQPSSIVDFSASRSEDLSGTGFSIGGSSVNSLISPKGVIQGDDSMEVKELRGEGASSDIFSDLHRHKSQDMSSRNVGLTFDVSQNMNVRGNPDVSSFLVQQSYLANQDTVNCWSSATGKELFSRGEERARSNEPITSQQLNARHTDDSFRLKAENFPETSNQNTLLPGHYDQEDLMSAIFKQQQGVENEFGFDGYSMDHLSA